The Horticoccus luteus DNA window GAGCCTGCGTCTCGCCACCCCACGAGAGGGTGTCCCACATGGTGCAGGTGGCGGCGAGCATGGCGCAGGCGGCATCGATGGCGTTGCCACCTTTCGCGAAAGTGAGGGCGCCGGCGGTGGCGGCGAGGGGTTTGCCCGTGACGGCGACCCAGTGCTTGCCGTGGAGAAGCGGTTTGTTGGTGCGCTGCGCGGAGAGCGGGGACGCGAGGAAGGTCGTGGAGACGGCCAGAGCGAGGAGTGCGGTCGGGCGCGGACGGGCAGGGAAACGCATGGGGTAAGGGCAGACGCGCCCGGCGCGGACGCGACGCGGGAAAGAATGGCGCGCGCAGAGAAACCCGTCAAAGCGAGACTGCGCGTCGAGATCCCGCGGGCAGGCGCATGCCGGGCGAACGTGTGAAGAGCCAGATGCGGGAGAGCAGGCGCAGGCCGCGATCACCAGTTACGCGACTCCAGAGTCGCAGCCAGCGTTCGTTGCGGGAGGTGAAGCGGGAGCGCAAGAGCATCTGCCGGTGGTAGCGCAACGCGCGACGTGACCAGCTGCCGGCGACGAGCAGTATATCACGGGCGCGCAGGGGATGCTCTTGCAGGAAGCGTTGCCGATCGAAGCACGCAGGGCGGCCGGTGGCGCGCAGACGGGCGAGGTTGACGCGCGTCTGCACGATGCAAGCGGGAACGGTGCGCCCGGCGCGCTGCATTTCCGTGGTCACGCGGTCGCAGGTGTGGCACCGGTAACGGGCGAGCGGCGCGCCGACCTGCACTGCGCCGCCCGCGAGGGCGAGGCGGAACCAGAGATCCCAATCGCCGGTGAAGGGGGCATGCGTGGGAAATCCGCCGAGGGCCCGTGCTGTGGGCACATGGATCAATTGGCCGGGAAAGGGAAACTGGTTGCCGTGGGCAAAGGTTTCCGGCGAAACGCGGCGCCACGCTTCACCGCGTGGCAGTCCGCGTTCGCGCAACCGCCGGCCTTGCGCATCGATGAAAATCGTGCCGCCAAAATACAAGGCAGCGCCCGGGGCCGCTGCGGCGACATTCACGAGGCGAGCGACAAAATCGGACGCGAGGAGATCGTCGTCGTGAAGAATCGAAAGCCACGGCGTCGGGCACGCCGCGAGAGCGGCGTTCATATTGCCAAAGATTCCCCGCGGCTGGGGATTGCGTCGATATCCGACCGGGCGGGGCGCGGCGGTGAGAAGGCGCTGCACTTCGGCGGGTCGGTCGCAGCCATCGTCCTGCACCCAGACGTTGACGGGTAGCGTCTGCCGGACGGCAGAATCCAACGCCGCCGCCATGAAATCGAGCCGGCGAAACATGGTGAGGGCGATCGAGATTTCAGCGGGCGCAACGGACATGGACGCGGGTTCGCGTATGGTCACGCTGCATGACCGAAAGGCTCCCGCGCGCCTACGCGGCCGGCCCTGATCGTGCGGTGCGGCCCCGCACTACGCGGCTCCTCAGGCCGTTCCCGGTGCGGGCCGGCCTTCGGTGCCGATGGCGGCGCGACTTTCCGCGCGCATCTGGCCGCGCGGTGGCGGGAGCGGCGTGCGGTTGCTGATGTTATTGCCGTCGTGAGCGTGCAGGCCGAGGAACGTCAGCGAGGAGACGATCGTGACGGCACCGAGCGCGAAGAATGCTTTGTGCAAGGCAGGAATCGTCTGGGCGGCGTTGGTCTGGTCGACGTGGCCGAGGAAATAGCCGGCAATGAGGGAGCCGAGGGCGACGCCAAAGCTCAGAGAGAGTTGTTGCGCAGTGCTGGAGAGACTGCCGGCCTTGCTCGCGTCGACGTCGTCGATGTCGGCATAGACGAGGGAATTCATGGCCGTGAACTGGAGCGAGGCGACGAAGCCTTGGGTGAAGCTCAACGCAAGAATGGCGAGGAGCGGCGCCCCGCGATCGATCTGGGTGAAGAGCATCATCGTAAGGCCGAGAACAAGCGTGTTGGCGAGCAGGACGGTGCGATGCCCGAAGCGCCGGAGGACGGGACGACTGATGATCTTCATCGCCATCGCGGCGAGTGCTTGCGGCACGGTGAGCAATCCCGCCTGCCACGGCGCGTAGCCGAGGCCGAGTTGGTAGAGCAAGGGAAGGAGGAACGGCATGCCGCCGAAGCCGAGACGGGTGACAAACCCGCCGAGCACGGAAACGCGAAAGGTGCGGACCTTGAACAGCGCCAGTTCAAGCAGCGGTTTGACCACGCGGCGCGCGTGCCAGCCGTAACCGGCGAGAAGTGCGACCGCGACGACGCTAATGGCAGTGAGCTGGCTCGCCGGGTGGCTATGCTCGCCGAAGACTTCGAGCACATAGGACACGAGCGCGATGCCGCTGCAGAATAAGAAAAAACCCGCGCGGTCGAGAGGTGGTGACTCCGGATCGCGGTAGTCAGGCATGAAGCGCCGCGTCATCCAGAGGCCAAAGAGCGCGAGCGGAATATTAACGAAAAAAATCACGCGCCAGGAGGTGATGTGCACGATCAGGCCACCTGTAAAAGGGCCGAGGAGCGGGCCAAGCAGGGCGGGGATGATGACGTAGTTCATCGTCCGCAGCATCTCCGAACGAGGAAACGTGCGCACCAAAGCGACACGTGCGACGGGCGTCATCATGGCGCCGCCGATGCCTTGCAGGACACGCGCGGCGACGAGGAGCGGGACGCTGGGGGCGAGTCCGCAGCCGAGGGAGCCGAGCAGAAAAAGCCAGATGGCGACGCGAAAGACACGGCAAGTGCCGAAGCGGTCCGCGAACCAGCCGCTCACGGGGATGAAAACGGCGAGACTCAACGTATAACTCGTGAGCACCGCCTTGAGACTGAGCG harbors:
- a CDS encoding glycosyltransferase, translating into MSVAPAEISIALTMFRRLDFMAAALDSAVRQTLPVNVWVQDDGCDRPAEVQRLLTAAPRPVGYRRNPQPRGIFGNMNAALAACPTPWLSILHDDDLLASDFVARLVNVAAAAPGAALYFGGTIFIDAQGRRLRERGLPRGEAWRRVSPETFAHGNQFPFPGQLIHVPTARALGGFPTHAPFTGDWDLWFRLALAGGAVQVGAPLARYRCHTCDRVTTEMQRAGRTVPACIVQTRVNLARLRATGRPACFDRQRFLQEHPLRARDILLVAGSWSRRALRYHRQMLLRSRFTSRNERWLRLWSRVTGDRGLRLLSRIWLFTRSPGMRLPAGSRRAVSL
- a CDS encoding DHA2 family efflux MFS transporter permease subunit; the protein is MDSAASDRTALAAGDLARIRRFLPWLVAMALFMENLDATIVNTAVPTMAESLRVEPLSLKAVLTSYTLSLAVFIPVSGWFADRFGTCRVFRVAIWLFLLGSLGCGLAPSVPLLVAARVLQGIGGAMMTPVARVALVRTFPRSEMLRTMNYVIIPALLGPLLGPFTGGLIVHITSWRVIFFVNIPLALFGLWMTRRFMPDYRDPESPPLDRAGFFLFCSGIALVSYVLEVFGEHSHPASQLTAISVVAVALLAGYGWHARRVVKPLLELALFKVRTFRVSVLGGFVTRLGFGGMPFLLPLLYQLGLGYAPWQAGLLTVPQALAAMAMKIISRPVLRRFGHRTVLLANTLVLGLTMMLFTQIDRGAPLLAILALSFTQGFVASLQFTAMNSLVYADIDDVDASKAGSLSSTAQQLSLSFGVALGSLIAGYFLGHVDQTNAAQTIPALHKAFFALGAVTIVSSLTFLGLHAHDGNNISNRTPLPPPRGQMRAESRAAIGTEGRPAPGTA